The Vibrio tubiashii ATCC 19109 genome has a segment encoding these proteins:
- the tuf gene encoding elongation factor Tu — protein MSKEKFERTKPHVNVGTIGHVDHGKTTLTAAICTTLSKVYGGEAKDFASIDNAPEERERGITIATSHVEYDTPTRHYAHVDCPGHADYVKNMITGAAQMDGGILVVAATDGPMPQTREHILLGRQVGIPYIIVFMNKCDMVDDEELLELVEMEVRELLSEYDFPGDDLPVIQGSALGALNGEEQWEAKIVELAEALDSYIPEPERAIDQPFLMPIEDVFSIQGRGTVVTGRIERGILTVGDEVEIVGIKETTVTTCTGVEMFRKLLDEGRAGENVGALLRGTKRDEVERGQVLAAPKSINPHTKFESEVYVLSKDEGGRHTPFFKGYRPQFYFRTTDVTGNIELPEGVEMVMPGDNIKMTVELIAPIAMDEGLRFAIREGGRTVGAGVVAKIFD, from the coding sequence ATGTCTAAAGAAAAATTTGAACGTACGAAACCGCACGTAAACGTTGGTACTATCGGCCACGTTGACCACGGTAAAACAACTCTAACTGCAGCGATCTGTACTACTCTTTCAAAAGTATACGGCGGTGAAGCGAAAGACTTCGCATCTATCGATAACGCTCCAGAAGAGCGTGAGCGCGGTATCACAATCGCAACTTCTCACGTTGAGTACGACACTCCAACTCGTCACTACGCACACGTAGACTGTCCAGGACACGCGGATTATGTTAAAAACATGATCACAGGTGCTGCACAGATGGACGGTGGTATCCTAGTTGTTGCTGCGACAGATGGCCCAATGCCACAAACTCGTGAGCACATCCTACTAGGCCGTCAGGTTGGTATCCCATACATCATCGTATTCATGAACAAATGTGACATGGTTGACGATGAAGAGCTACTAGAACTAGTAGAAATGGAAGTTCGTGAACTTCTATCTGAGTACGATTTCCCAGGTGATGACCTACCAGTTATCCAAGGTTCTGCACTAGGCGCACTAAACGGCGAAGAGCAGTGGGAAGCGAAGATCGTTGAGCTTGCAGAAGCACTAGATTCTTACATCCCAGAGCCGGAGCGTGCAATCGATCAGCCATTCCTAATGCCTATCGAAGACGTATTCTCTATCCAAGGTCGTGGTACAGTAGTTACTGGTCGTATCGAGCGCGGTATCCTAACTGTAGGTGACGAAGTAGAAATCGTTGGTATCAAAGAGACAACAGTAACGACATGTACTGGTGTTGAAATGTTCCGTAAGCTTCTAGACGAAGGTCGTGCGGGTGAGAACGTTGGTGCACTTCTACGTGGTACTAAGCGTGACGAAGTAGAGCGTGGTCAAGTACTAGCAGCTCCTAAGTCAATCAACCCACACACTAAGTTTGAGTCTGAAGTATACGTACTGTCTAAAGATGAAGGTGGTCGTCACACTCCATTCTTCAAAGGCTACCGTCCACAGTTCTACTTCCGTACAACTGACGTAACTGGTAACATCGAGCTACCAGAAGGCGTAGAAATGGTAATGCCAGGCGATAACATCAAGATGACTGTTGAACTAATCGCTCCAATCGCGATGGACGAAGGTCTACGTTTCGCAATCCGCGAAGGTGGCCGTACAGTTGGTGCTGGTGTTGTTGCTAAGATCTTCGACTAA
- the coaA gene encoding type I pantothenate kinase produces MTPYLSFNRQQWAELRNSVPMTLSETDLVELQGVNESLTMEEVEEIYLPLARLLNLYVAARQSRNSVLNNFLGNQGTAPPFIIGIAGSVAVGKSTTARLLKALLSRWDNHPKVELVTTDGFLYPKKVLDERGILHRKGFPESYDIKRLVEFVSDVKAGKPHLEVPVYSHITYDITEELKTVDRPDVLIIEGLNVLQSGMDYPHDPHRVFVSDFLDFSLYVDAESEVIEQWYVERFLKFRQGAFTKPGSYFSHYTQLTEPKAIEKAHSIWQSINGVNLDANILPTKGRAHLILKKGQDHQVEEVFLRK; encoded by the coding sequence ATGACTCCATATCTCTCATTTAATCGTCAACAATGGGCTGAATTACGCAATTCAGTACCGATGACATTATCCGAGACCGATCTGGTTGAACTTCAGGGTGTGAATGAAAGCCTCACGATGGAAGAAGTAGAAGAGATCTACTTACCTTTAGCCCGTCTGCTTAACTTATATGTTGCTGCACGACAGAGCCGTAATTCCGTGCTCAATAACTTCCTCGGTAATCAAGGCACTGCGCCACCTTTTATCATTGGTATTGCCGGTAGTGTCGCGGTAGGTAAAAGCACCACAGCTCGCTTGCTTAAAGCCTTACTGTCACGCTGGGATAACCACCCTAAAGTTGAGCTCGTGACTACTGACGGGTTTCTTTACCCAAAAAAGGTACTCGATGAACGCGGTATTCTTCATCGCAAAGGCTTCCCTGAATCTTATGATATTAAGCGTTTAGTCGAGTTCGTTTCTGACGTTAAGGCCGGAAAACCACACCTCGAAGTACCTGTTTACTCGCACATCACCTATGACATTACCGAAGAGCTGAAAACCGTCGACCGACCTGATGTGCTTATCATCGAAGGATTAAACGTCTTGCAAAGCGGGATGGATTACCCCCACGACCCACATCGCGTCTTTGTTTCAGATTTCTTGGATTTTTCGCTTTATGTCGACGCAGAAAGTGAAGTGATAGAGCAGTGGTATGTCGAACGCTTCTTAAAGTTCCGCCAAGGCGCCTTTACCAAGCCAGGCTCTTACTTTAGTCACTACACGCAGTTGACCGAACCAAAAGCGATCGAGAAAGCACACAGTATTTGGCAGTCGATCAATGGGGTTAACCTAGACGCCAATATCCTGCCAACCAAAGGCCGCGCCCACTTAATCTTGAAGAAAGGTCAGGATCATCAAGTGGAAGAAGTTTTTCTGAGGAAGTAG
- a CDS encoding DUF805 domain-containing protein: MSMKDLLFSFQGRIGRKTYWIWNVVYYLMIVGFAMGMNVLAPSIAHLILPVFLIVILVPDLAITAKRWHDRGKSSWWLLLNIPLVIGRMTVPVGDPSLAGQPSMLQAATSFAALVCGLWILVECGFLKGTDGENQYGPEGR, from the coding sequence ATGTCGATGAAAGATTTACTGTTTTCGTTTCAAGGTCGAATAGGGCGTAAAACCTATTGGATTTGGAACGTGGTTTACTATTTGATGATTGTTGGCTTTGCGATGGGGATGAATGTACTCGCTCCCTCGATCGCACATCTGATTCTACCTGTGTTTCTGATTGTCATTCTGGTTCCTGATCTAGCGATTACCGCTAAACGTTGGCATGACCGTGGTAAATCAAGTTGGTGGCTGCTGCTTAACATCCCACTTGTTATTGGACGAATGACAGTGCCAGTCGGTGATCCTTCACTAGCCGGTCAACCGTCTATGTTGCAAGCCGCGACGTCATTTGCTGCTCTAGTCTGTGGTCTATGGATTTTAGTTGAATGTGGTTTCTTAAAAGGCACGGATGGCGAAAATCAATATGGGCCGGAAGGGAGATAG
- a CDS encoding 5-carboxymethyl-2-hydroxymuconate Delta-isomerase, with amino-acid sequence MPNLVMEYSNSVDERVNVQGLLEDLHHVALTCGLFDVDSVKSRSLRCHNWLVGEAGDSVDFIHISFELLDGRTEEQKRELSRQLMTVLQDQASHVHSLTVNIRDMDKACFQKVIN; translated from the coding sequence ATGCCGAACCTAGTAATGGAATACTCCAACTCTGTTGACGAACGCGTTAATGTTCAAGGCTTACTTGAAGACTTACATCATGTCGCGTTAACTTGCGGGTTGTTCGATGTGGATTCGGTAAAATCTCGGTCTTTGCGTTGCCATAATTGGCTGGTCGGTGAAGCGGGAGATAGCGTTGACTTTATACATATCAGCTTTGAATTGCTTGATGGCAGAACCGAAGAGCAGAAAAGAGAGTTATCTCGTCAGTTGATGACCGTATTGCAAGATCAGGCGAGTCATGTTCATAGCTTAACGGTTAACATTCGAGATATGGATAAAGCGTGTTTTCAGAAAGTAATTAACTAG
- the tpiA gene encoding triose-phosphate isomerase, translating into MRRPVVMGNWKLNGSKAMVKELLTGLNAELEGVEGVDVAVAPPALYLDLAEQLIAKGGNKIILGAQNTDLNNSGAFTGDMSPEMLKDFGATHIIIGHSERREYHNESDEFIAKKFNFLKENGLKPVFCIGESEAQNEAGETEAVCARQINAVIDAYGVEALNGAIIAYEPIWAIGTGKAATAEDAQRIHASIRALIAEKDAAVAEQVIIQYGGSVKPENAEAYFSQPDIDGALVGGASLDAKSFAAIAKAAAAAKA; encoded by the coding sequence ATGCGTCGTCCTGTAGTGATGGGTAACTGGAAGCTTAACGGCAGCAAAGCAATGGTGAAAGAGCTGCTAACTGGTCTTAACGCTGAACTTGAAGGCGTTGAAGGTGTTGACGTAGCTGTCGCTCCACCAGCACTTTACCTAGATCTAGCTGAACAGCTAATCGCAAAAGGCGGTAACAAGATCATCCTAGGTGCTCAAAACACTGACCTAAACAACAGCGGTGCATTCACTGGTGATATGTCTCCAGAGATGCTAAAAGATTTCGGTGCTACTCACATCATCATCGGTCACTCTGAGCGTCGTGAATACCACAACGAATCTGACGAGTTCATCGCTAAGAAATTCAACTTCCTAAAAGAGAACGGCCTAAAACCTGTTTTCTGTATCGGTGAATCTGAAGCTCAAAACGAAGCAGGCGAAACTGAAGCAGTATGTGCACGTCAAATCAATGCAGTTATCGACGCTTACGGTGTTGAAGCGCTAAACGGTGCAATCATCGCATACGAACCAATCTGGGCTATCGGTACTGGTAAAGCAGCAACAGCTGAAGATGCACAACGCATCCACGCTTCTATCCGTGCGCTAATCGCTGAGAAAGATGCAGCAGTTGCTGAGCAAGTAATCATCCAATACGGTGGTTCTGTTAAGCCTGAAAACGCAGAAGCTTACTTCTCACAGCCAGACATCGACGGTGCTCTAGTTGGTGGTGCATCTCTAGATGCTAAGAGCTTCGCAGCAATTGCTAAAGCTGCGGCAGCAGCTAAAGCATAA
- a CDS encoding MATE family efflux transporter translates to MQDKHGLLTGSIPLVLRQMTVPMTFGMVAILMFNLVDTFFISLLGTEALAAISYTFPVTFAVNCITMGIGMGLSTNIGRLLGQGQSIVAARFSSHGLLLAVLLVALASTLGLFTIEPLFLFLGAEQSLLPLIHQYMDIWYLTIPLLVVPMAGNSAIRATGDTKTPAKIMMLAGLINGVLDPLLIFGYGPFPELGIQGAAIASAMSWFGALIGSLYVLIKREKLLALPCFKTLWLDWQQILKIGTPAALSNALTPLSGAILMMMLSTHGTAAVAAYGAAQRVESILILVLMSLTSALTPFIAQNMGANNPARSFAGLFLSMRFSMVFQAGIFIMMVPLSIPLAALFSQEQAVKDLLWHYLLVVPFSYGFQGVMMMLVSGLNALHEPLKAFQWSFMRLFLFTLPCAWMGGQLYDIEGLFIGIAVGNIVGGTSGYLYALKLRAQHLSSAA, encoded by the coding sequence ATGCAGGATAAGCATGGCCTTCTAACAGGTTCGATTCCCCTAGTACTTAGACAGATGACCGTTCCCATGACCTTTGGCATGGTGGCGATCTTGATGTTTAACTTGGTGGATACGTTTTTTATCTCGCTGCTAGGTACCGAAGCGCTCGCTGCGATTAGCTATACCTTTCCCGTGACCTTTGCAGTCAACTGCATCACCATGGGTATAGGCATGGGGCTCTCGACCAATATCGGCCGCTTGCTCGGACAAGGTCAATCGATCGTCGCTGCGCGCTTTTCTTCTCATGGCTTACTGTTAGCCGTATTGCTGGTCGCACTCGCCTCTACACTTGGCCTGTTTACCATTGAGCCACTGTTTCTATTTCTTGGTGCAGAGCAATCACTACTGCCACTTATTCATCAATACATGGATATTTGGTACCTAACGATTCCGCTATTAGTCGTCCCTATGGCTGGCAACAGTGCCATTCGCGCGACGGGGGATACCAAAACACCTGCCAAAATCATGATGCTTGCCGGGCTTATCAATGGGGTACTCGATCCGCTATTGATTTTTGGCTACGGGCCCTTCCCAGAATTGGGCATTCAAGGGGCGGCCATTGCCAGTGCAATGAGTTGGTTCGGCGCCTTAATTGGCTCGCTTTACGTGCTGATTAAAAGAGAGAAATTACTTGCCCTACCTTGCTTTAAAACCCTCTGGCTCGACTGGCAACAAATCCTAAAAATCGGCACACCGGCTGCTCTGTCTAATGCTCTTACGCCCTTGTCGGGGGCGATTTTGATGATGATGCTCTCGACTCATGGCACTGCAGCCGTCGCCGCTTATGGTGCGGCGCAGCGAGTCGAATCGATTCTTATCTTGGTTTTGATGTCTTTAACTTCAGCCCTAACACCATTTATTGCCCAAAACATGGGCGCCAATAACCCTGCACGTAGCTTTGCCGGGTTGTTTTTAAGCATGCGTTTCTCGATGGTGTTTCAGGCCGGCATTTTTATCATGATGGTGCCACTGAGCATTCCACTCGCAGCTTTGTTTTCACAGGAACAAGCGGTAAAAGATCTGCTTTGGCACTATTTGTTAGTCGTGCCGTTTAGCTATGGTTTCCAAGGCGTGATGATGATGTTGGTTTCTGGATTAAACGCCCTGCATGAACCGCTTAAGGCATTCCAATGGAGCTTTATGCGTCTGTTTCTCTTTACCCTGCCTTGCGCTTGGATGGGTGGTCAGCTGTATGATATTGAAGGGCTATTCATTGGTATTGCGGTAGGCAACATTGTTGGTGGCACAAGTGGTTACTTATACGCACTGAAACTCCGAGCTCAGCACCTTTCCTCGGCGGCATAA